TATGACGTTTTCACTCTTAacggcctagtttaagccttctataagtgacccctcCTCCCCATTCCGTTTATAGTACACTACTTAAGTGTATTGATCTTATATCTTTATTGCCTTATGCTGTATATCAGATCTGCGATCTGAGCATCCTGCTGTGCAGATCTGAAGGTTTTCTTATAGAAATGGACAATACAACTTGCcatttggttgttgttgttgttgttttcaaagaatAATAACAATTTATCTATTGTTATTTCAAAGTTTCATCTTTTGTGAAGGAACGTTATTAACTGGTACTGCTGACGGGAAGATTCTTCAGATTGACATCCGGCGGAAGTCGGCGGTGCTAGTGGTGCGGACGGGCCTCGACAGCCCGGAATGTGGCTCACCGGAAATGGAGCCTTTATGCGGCCGTCCCAAGGGGATGAAGTTTGGACCGGATGGAAAACTTTATGTGGTGGACTCGTATAAGGGCTTACTTCGAGTGAACatccaaaacaaaagtttcgaGATATTGGTAGCTAATTCAGAAGGTATTCGATGTTTTGCATAAGTGGCATGCCACCTCAGAGGTATcgataaaatatttgcatttattcaGATTTGTGTTCGTTATCAAATACAATTTAAGCAGTTTTACATCAAATTGAATGTCGATTTGATTATTGTGTTCATATAGATCAGTTGCAGTACcgaagcatattttttttaaagtgacattcttattaaaatcaaaacatacacatgtattacttgcaaacattacttttaAGTGATAATCCTTTTACAACTAactatgcatttatggaaaattttgATAAcagataacaatattgtaaccatgtatttaatagctgaaaacgcacaaatattaaatgattagtgagtactaaaatattatatattaaataacagAGTTATCGATAAAACACTTGCATTAATTCAGAGTTCGTTATCACATACTAGCAGTTCTACATCAACTTAAATGTCGAATTGATTATTAGGATTATAAAGATCAGTTACAGTTACAAAGCATAAATTTTCTTAAGTTAATGATTAAGAACGTATCATAAACGAGCTGGCTAACCAGTTTTACTCCCTACAGGGTCGGAAGGAGTGCCGTTCAAGTTTCTCAACAGTTTGGATATTGACGGGAATGGCATTGTCTACTTTACAGACCCCTCCGACAAATGGCAGCGTAGAGACTTCAGATATGCGGTAGTTATGCTTTAAGACCCATTTAGAACTCCTCGGCCAAtatatatcgaaaacaacctcggatgtataccggTACACCAGTACAAGTAGTTCGTAAAcgtttgaattatatcattattcaaatgtagtgtttaagcttgtatttgtagatctaagtttaaattgcttaccagtgaagtgtattgttGGAAACGCGATTAAAATTCCAAAGATCAAATCATTAATttaaactgctaaattaaaattacttcgcgatctacttgcagcgtagttataGTGTacagatttctgacattgtgaaccgtccatatacatccgaggttgtttttgataggagttccgaatgtataAGATCGTTACAAAGACGCTTGTGAAAAAAGTTCTTTGAATACGAGTAGACTACATTTACTCATGAAACGTATAAGACTGAAGACAATACGTCGActatatgtttaacatttaccATTTTCTTTGTGCGCTTTATAATGGTTACTGATCTCtaatattgaaatgttactGGAAAATGACAGCGCcattaaatatgttatgaaatatatgtaataGAATATGTGTTTAAAGTAAGTAGTGAACGCAATCTTCAGGTTCTGGAGAATCGGGCTGCAGGACGTCTAATGCGTTATGACCCACGGAATGGCCTCTGTAGCACCGTGCTGTCGGGTCTCTACCTCGCTAACGGCGTTTCTCTGTCCCGGGACGGGACGCACATCCTCGTCAATGAGATGAGTGTCGCAAGGATACGAAGGTTACATTATACTTGTTTACAACATGTCTATGAGTATCTTATGAccattatgaaaatattcaataacgAACAGATATAAACCAGCATCCAGTTACATCTTGTGATTTACGTGTAAGTTCtttgtgagtgagtgagtgagtgagtgagtgagtgagtgagtgagtgagtgagtgagtgagtgagtgagtgagtgagtgagtgagtgagtgagtgagtgagtgagtgagtgagtgagtgagtgagtgagtgagtgggtgggtgggtgggtgggtgggtgggtgggtgggtgggtgggtgggtgggtgggtgggtgggtgggtgagtgagtgagtgagtgagtgagtgagtgagtgagtgagtgagtgagtgagtgagtgagtgagtgagtgagtgagtgagtgagtgagtgagtgagtgagtgagtgagtgagtgagtgagtgagtgagtgagtgagtgagtgagtgagtgagtgagtgagtgagagGAGTGAGAGGAGTGAGTGGAGTGAGtggagtgagtgagtgagtgagtgagtggaAGATAGGGGGCGAGTGTGTAATATCTTGTTgaattaattgaattaatacGTACTTTcacttttataatatttgacatgcattcatttatttatagatacTACCTGACTGGCGAGAAGGCCGGGACATCCGATATTTTCATTGACAATCTTCCTGGCTACCCCGACAACATAAAGCCCAACTCCAGGGGTAATTTATACGTGGGCATGGGTTCTGTGCGGTTTCAGGGCTCAAGTCCCATCGGCTCATTTCTTGACATCATTGGGCCCTATCCGAAGATCAAGCAAATTATAGCAGCGGTATGTTCATTTCTTTCGCGTTAGTTTTATGTGATTTCGTAATATTTTTGACATTCCAATACCAGTCAACAGCGTATTGTGGGCTTAACATGCCGTTTCTTTATCGCGGCTGGGGGACGGCGGACACAAAGGCTGGGTGGGAGGAGGTGCTATTGACAGCCGGTAATAAGACTATACGGCCCGATGGTgacatatatgtgtgtatagGGAAGGATTCAAGTAACTTTACCTGCAGTTTGTCGTGCGGATTATAGACCAAAAGCGTCGAGTTAGCCCTCCGCCACAGGACCGTCAGGGGCAAACCTACTTAAAATACTAAATACTCAAagtattgaaaaacatttttttcacatacatGTGAGAATATAtagacagtacaaagtgcatatttataaaaataactattttcaatattttttttacatttttggcaTTGCAATTTTAAGTTTGGAATTAttagatttttgtatttaaaaagaaatgagttTAAAAAATCCGTGTAGCTAACATATTCGCTACGATCCAATGGCAAATACATTGTATCGCAAtggtaacaactcggccatctccggcaagcttcgagatagacatTTCCTGTTGGATACTTGCCGAGGTGTCCCGATTGCATTGTATCGCTCTATTGCATTGACGAGTGACGTTGTAATATGCATGTCCACTTTTTCTCCACCTTTCAGATTACTCCGCTGAAAGCCTACAACGCCTTCATGCCAAAGCACGCTCTGTGTGTGGAAATAGATAGTTCCGGGAAGATAGTCAGCAGCCTTCACGACCCGGGAGCAAAGAAAATAGGCGCGGTCAGCGAAGTGTTTGAATTTAATAACACGTTTTTCATTGGGCATTTTCAGTCACCA
The sequence above is drawn from the Mya arenaria isolate MELC-2E11 chromosome 14, ASM2691426v1 genome and encodes:
- the LOC128216048 gene encoding adipocyte plasma membrane-associated protein-like; amino-acid sequence: MFLLNVCGFQARLEAAHALWVGVIGIFFCLLTTPIDPLPYTFPYPLPRLEGPLEKNSILQKAERWFDGQIFGPESFTVDENGTLLTGTADGKILQIDIRRKSAVLVVRTGLDSPECGSPEMEPLCGRPKGMKFGPDGKLYVVDSYKGLLRVNIQNKSFEILVANSEGSEGVPFKFLNSLDIDGNGIVYFTDPSDKWQRRDFRYAVLENRAAGRLMRYDPRNGLCSTVLSGLYLANGVSLSRDGTHILVNEMSVARIRRYYLTGEKAGTSDIFIDNLPGYPDNIKPNSRGNLYVGMGSVRFQGSSPIGSFLDIIGPYPKIKQIIAAITPLKAYNAFMPKHALCVEIDSSGKIVSSLHDPGAKKIGAVSEVFEFNNTFFIGHFQSPYLGVLNGSIMAGNGE